The nucleotide sequence AGCACATCCTCAAGACCAACCGCAACGCCAAGGGCCAGAGCACCCTCACGCCAGACGATAAGGGCAAACTCGCGAAGAACTTCAAAGGCTACGACATCTCGCCCGACATGGTGAGGCTCTCCCTGGTGAACCTCTACCTCCACGGCTTCACCGATCCGCACATCTACGAATACGACAGCCTCACGCAGGAAGAGCGCTGGAACGAGCTGGCGGATGTCATCCTGGCAAATCCGCCCTTCATGTCGCCGAAGGGCGGCATTCGCCCGCACAAGCGCTTCTCCATCCAGGCAAAGCGCAGCGAGGTGCTCTTTGTCGATTACATGGCGGAGCACCTCACGCCGCAGGGCCGCGCCGGAATCATCGTGCCGGAGGGCATCATCTTCCAGAGCCAGACCGCCTACGTGGAACTGCGGAAGATGCTCGTGGACACCTGCCTCGTCGCCGTCATCTCCCTCCCTGCCGGCTGCTTCAATCCCTACTCCGGGGTGAAGACCTCCATCCTCCTGCTCGACAAGGCCCTCGCGAAGCAGAGCGACACCATCGCCTTCTTCAAAGTGGAAAACGACGGCTTCGGCCTCGGTGCCCAGCGCCGCGCCATCGAAGCCAACGACCTCCCGCAGGTCCAAACCGAGGTCGAAGCCTATCTGGAGGCTTTGAGAGCCGAAAACGACATGAGCGAAATGCAGCTCACCACCGGCCTCATCGTCCCAAAAAGCAAAGTGGCGGCGAATGGCGACTACAACCTGAGCGGGGAAAGGTATCGGGAGGGCGCGGTCAAAAGCGAAAAGTATCCCTCTTATGCGCTCTCCGAAGTATGCGACATCTTCAACGGCTCAACGCCGTCCAAGCAAGAACCCCGCTATTGGGAAAATGGGACTGTGCCTTGGTTTACTGTCGAAGACATTCGGAAGAATGGGCGAATAATTGAGAAGACGGAGAAATTTGTGACCGCTGAGGGGCTAAATGAAACGAGCCTCAAGCTACTCCCCAAGCATTCTGTGCTTCTCTGCTGCACGGCGTCAGTCGGTGAGTTTGCATTTACTGAGATCGAACTGACGACCAACCAGCAATTCAACGGTCTGGTAGTGAAAAAGACCTTCGCTGATCGGTTGCTACCAAAATATCTTTTCCTCGTCTCAAGCCGCTTCAAAGACGAACTCATCAGGTTATCCGGAAAGACGTCATTCAACTTCGTTTCCGTTGGCACGTTGAAGACGATTGAAATCCCCCTGCCGCCGCTGGAGGTGCAGCAGGAGATCGTGGCGGAGATCGAGGGCTACCAGAAAGTCATCGATGGAGCCCGCGCCGTTCTCAACCACTACCGCCCCCACATCCCCATCCACCCCGACTGGCCGATGGTGGAGCTTGGCGAAGTCTGCGAAATCAAGTCTGGAGGCACCCCCAGTCGATCAAATGAGTCATTCTGGAACGGAGACATACCATGGGTGACAACGACGCTTATTGATTATGGTATTATTGAACACGCGAACGAGTTCATTACAAAGGACGGTCTCGACAACTCATCCACATGGATTGTCCCAAAGGGAACTGTGCTCATGGCAATGTATGGACAAGGAGTCACGCGTGGCAGGGTCGCCATTCTTGGCATTGATGCTTCAATTAACCAAGCCTGTGCCGCGTTTATGCCCAAAGGAAAGTTGCTCGACCATCGCTACCTATTCCGAGTCCTCCAATCTCGTTACGATCATCTGCGAGAAATAAGCGAAGCCCGTGGTGGGACCAAAGCAACCTTAGTGCACAGATCTTGAAGGAATATTCTATCCCGATCCCCCCGCTGGAAACCCAACGCGCCATCGTGACGGAGATCGAGGCGGAGCAGGCGCTGGTGGCGGCGAACCGGGAGCTGATCACCCGCATGGAAGCCAAAATCCAGGCCACCCTGGCCCGTGTGTGGGGTGAGGATTCGCCGTGTGTTGAAGCTGTTTCTGATTAGTTTCCTCAACCATTAGCTGCTATGCCCGCACCAACGATTATATCCTACGACGACGTTCTCTCCAAGGCTGATACTCGCCGTCACCTTCTTCTGGGCAATGGATTCAGCATTGCTTGCCGTCCAGATCTGTTTCGATACGACAAGCTGTTTGATCGAGCGGATTTTTCGTCCCTCGCCAGAGCACGTAAAGCATTCGATCGCCTTTCGACCACAAACTTCGAAGCGGTGATTCGTGCTCTGCGGAACTTCGCGCTGATCTGTGAACTTTATGCCCCCGGCGATGTGAAAGCCAAGGAAAGAGCCTGTAAGGATG is from Verrucomicrobiaceae bacterium and encodes:
- a CDS encoding N-6 DNA methylase, whose amino-acid sequence is MLDTDTKRRIDTARDILVGKVPDPKSQVEQITIALIYKFMDDMDAEAVELGGKRKFFKGEFAPYGWAELMKKAGNEKQRCYADGITRMTENEGLPALFRDIFKNAYLPYRDPETLNAFLKIIDEFRYDHSERLGDAFEYLLSVLGSQGDAGQFRTPRHIIDFMVEILKPQKHETVLDPACGTAGFLISAYKHILKTNRNAKGQSTLTPDDKGKLAKNFKGYDISPDMVRLSLVNLYLHGFTDPHIYEYDSLTQEERWNELADVILANPPFMSPKGGIRPHKRFSIQAKRSEVLFVDYMAEHLTPQGRAGIIVPEGIIFQSQTAYVELRKMLVDTCLVAVISLPAGCFNPYSGVKTSILLLDKALAKQSDTIAFFKVENDGFGLGAQRRAIEANDLPQVQTEVEAYLEALRAENDMSEMQLTTGLIVPKSKVAANGDYNLSGERYREGAVKSEKYPSYALSEVCDIFNGSTPSKQEPRYWENGTVPWFTVEDIRKNGRIIEKTEKFVTAEGLNETSLKLLPKHSVLLCCTASVGEFAFTEIELTTNQQFNGLVVKKTFADRLLPKYLFLVSSRFKDELIRLSGKTSFNFVSVGTLKTIEIPLPPLEVQQEIVAEIEGYQKVIDGARAVLNHYRPHIPIHPDWPMVELGEVCEIKSGGTPSRSNESFWNGDIPWVTTTLIDYGIIEHANEFITKDGLDNSSTWIVPKGTVLMAMYGQGVTRGRVAILGIDASINQACAAFMPKGKLLDHRYLFRVLQSRYDHLREISEARGGTKATLVHRS